Genomic segment of Streptomyces longhuiensis:
GCTCCTTCGTTCAAAGGGACTGCGGGGGTCAACGGCCGCTGGTGCGCGGGCCGTTGTACGTCGCGTCGGAGACCTTCTCCAGCCAGGTGGTCTCCTCGGTGCCGTCGCCGGCGCCCTCCCACAGTGCGAGGTGCTCCATGAAGCGGTCCGGGGTGGCGCCGTGCCAGTGCTCCTCGCCGGGCGGGCACGCGACGGTCTGGCCGGGGTGGGCCTCGAGGATCGTGCCGCCGCGGGTGCCGATCAGTGCGGTGCCGGAGACGACGTGCAGGGTCTGGCCGACTGCGTGGTGGTGCCAGTCGGTGCGGGCACCGGGCGAGAAGCGCACCATGTTCATGCGCATGCGCGAGGGCTCCTCGCCGGAGTAGATGACGTCGAACCAGACGTC
This window contains:
- a CDS encoding (R)-mandelonitrile lyase, which codes for MELLKQQATFKAPGDRFTGDVWFDVIYSGEEPSRMRMNMVRFSPGARTDWHHHAVGQTLHVVSGTALIGTRGGTILEAHPGQTVACPPGEEHWHGATPDRFMEHLALWEGAGDGTEETTWLEKVSDATYNGPRTSGR